In a genomic window of Streptomyces sp. SJL17-4:
- a CDS encoding (2Fe-2S)-binding protein — MDLDESGSVGGFFALRTTAPEAGGAHRPLARLYAGDDGPLHARVDRVAARLGAPERRVGASVAHLGLAARLWSTALGPAALHGRFPALDPAELYWDGALVSPDDLWWAGSGTRPATVDEIRAAVQEAHLVPLHAALRRDGHISPRLLWGNAGSALAGALRELTRWAHAHGRPEAAARAADLVSGLLDHPDLAGTVRGPRLRRASCCLYYRCPGGGLCGDCVFDHAPRTGLEGRPPAP; from the coding sequence GTGGATCTCGACGAGAGCGGTTCGGTGGGTGGATTCTTCGCCCTGCGCACCACCGCGCCGGAGGCCGGCGGAGCACACCGTCCGCTCGCGCGCCTGTACGCGGGCGACGACGGCCCCCTCCACGCGCGCGTGGACCGGGTCGCCGCCCGGCTCGGCGCCCCCGAGCGGCGCGTCGGGGCCTCCGTCGCCCACCTCGGGCTCGCCGCCCGGCTCTGGTCGACCGCCCTCGGGCCCGCCGCCCTGCACGGCCGCTTCCCCGCCCTCGACCCCGCCGAGCTGTACTGGGACGGGGCCCTCGTCTCCCCCGACGACCTGTGGTGGGCCGGTTCCGGGACCCGCCCCGCGACCGTCGACGAGATCCGCGCCGCCGTCCAGGAGGCCCACCTCGTGCCGCTCCACGCGGCCCTGCGCCGCGACGGGCACATCTCCCCGCGCCTGCTCTGGGGCAACGCCGGCTCCGCGCTGGCCGGCGCCCTGCGCGAGCTGACCCGCTGGGCGCACGCCCACGGCCGCCCGGAGGCCGCCGCACGGGCCGCCGACCTGGTCTCCGGACTGCTCGACCACCCCGACCTCGCCGGTACGGTCCGGGGCCCCCGGCTGCGCCGCGCCAGCTGCTGCCTCTACTACCGCTGCCCCGGCGGGGGACTGTGCGGCGACTGTGTCTTCGACCACGCCCCCCGAACGGGTTTGGAGGGGCGGCCCCCCGCTCCGTAA
- a CDS encoding DMT family transporter: MSPLLLSVILALVSAVAYAAAAIVQERVAASATGPRYAPLRSPAWWGSVVLNGVGATLHVAALAYGPLSLVQPLGALTIVFALPMAALFVGRRAGSRAWRGAVMATVGLAGLLSLTTGAEARSLADGDRWLLAGCTFGVVAALFAVAHLVGRSVLRSVVLAAAAGVSFGIASVFTKSVAEEWTSGAPLAEWTALLVLSALAVTGLLLSQASYRGAGLAAPLATVTVVNPVVAAAVGLTLFGESFRYGAAGTVAALISGAVAAGGLIQLTLDRMTVPAESLPASGQGRAPDSGPAAGSEGDPARPEVGQGVDVGAVPGARPYLEVQVRPRAVAGRS, encoded by the coding sequence ATGAGTCCCCTCCTGCTGTCCGTCATCCTGGCCCTGGTCTCGGCGGTCGCCTACGCGGCCGCGGCGATCGTGCAGGAGCGGGTCGCGGCCTCCGCCACGGGTCCGCGCTACGCGCCGCTGCGCAGCCCGGCCTGGTGGGGGTCCGTCGTGCTCAACGGCGTCGGCGCGACCCTGCACGTCGCGGCCCTCGCGTACGGACCGCTCAGCCTGGTCCAGCCGCTGGGTGCGCTGACGATCGTGTTCGCGCTGCCCATGGCGGCGCTCTTCGTCGGCCGCAGGGCCGGATCGCGGGCCTGGCGCGGCGCGGTGATGGCCACGGTGGGTCTGGCCGGGCTGCTCAGCCTGACGACCGGTGCCGAGGCGCGGTCCCTGGCCGACGGTGACCGGTGGCTGCTGGCGGGCTGCACGTTCGGGGTGGTGGCCGCGCTGTTCGCGGTCGCGCACCTGGTGGGCAGGTCCGTGCTGCGCAGCGTCGTCCTGGCCGCCGCCGCGGGTGTCTCCTTCGGCATCGCCTCGGTCTTCACGAAGTCGGTGGCGGAGGAGTGGACGTCCGGCGCCCCGCTCGCCGAGTGGACCGCGCTGCTGGTCCTCTCGGCGCTCGCCGTGACCGGTCTGCTCCTGTCCCAGGCCTCGTACCGGGGCGCGGGGCTCGCGGCCCCGCTGGCCACCGTCACGGTGGTCAACCCGGTGGTCGCCGCCGCGGTGGGCCTGACCCTGTTCGGGGAGAGCTTCCGCTACGGCGCGGCGGGCACCGTCGCCGCGCTGATCAGCGGCGCGGTGGCCGCGGGCGGCCTGATCCAGCTCACCCTGGACCGGATGACGGTGCCGGCCGAGTCACTCCCGGCGTCGGGTCAGGGGCGTGCGCCGGACTCCGGACCAGCGGCGGGGTCAGAGGGAGACCCCGCGCGCCCTGAGGTAGGCCAGGGGGTCGATGTCGGAGCCGTACCCGGGGCCCGTCCGTACCTCGAAGTGCAGGTGCGGCCCCGAGCTGTTGCCGGTCGATCCTGA
- a CDS encoding transglycosylase family protein, with protein MAVRGRHRRHQPSRINRASLTVTAGGAGMALPFIGAGTVQAASLDVWEKVAACESTSNWRINTGNGYFGGLQFSQSTWEAYGGTHYAPRADLASKDQQIAIAERVLKGQGPGAWPSCGPGAGLARGGDGPDTTPGTATTKASGGGNAPSTASLPGQRALSERPARNVGPTAVPTVREMYTVTPGDSLSKIARDERVQGGWKRLYDANRPVVGDDPDLIHPGQRLTLRIAAPKKPPAKAPSATTPPPKLSGPGTVPRPRAVTPPTTKPVAKPSTKPVAQQPVAKPTTKPVSKAAAKPAAKPAAQQTSRPATKPVAKQTAKPAAKPASRPKPKPASRPASKPRPPAAEESRYSAPVSAGIGTRYGKPGSSWSSGYHTGVDFPVPTGTSVKAVAGGRIVSAGWGGAYGYQIVLRHDDGRYSQYAHLSALAVREGQRVTAGQRIGRSGSTGNSSGPHLHFEVRTGPGYGSDIDPLAYLRARGVSL; from the coding sequence ATGGCCGTACGCGGACGTCACCGCCGCCACCAGCCGAGCCGGATCAACCGTGCCTCGCTCACCGTCACCGCGGGAGGCGCCGGAATGGCCCTGCCGTTCATCGGCGCGGGCACCGTCCAGGCCGCGTCGCTCGACGTCTGGGAGAAGGTCGCGGCCTGCGAGTCGACCTCCAACTGGCGTATCAACACGGGCAACGGCTACTTCGGCGGTCTGCAGTTCAGCCAGTCCACCTGGGAGGCCTACGGCGGCACGCACTACGCGCCGCGCGCCGACCTCGCCTCCAAGGACCAGCAGATCGCGATCGCCGAGCGGGTCCTGAAGGGCCAGGGGCCCGGCGCCTGGCCGTCCTGCGGCCCCGGCGCGGGCCTCGCCCGGGGCGGAGACGGCCCGGACACCACCCCCGGTACGGCGACCACGAAGGCGTCCGGCGGCGGGAACGCGCCCAGCACCGCCTCCCTGCCCGGGCAGCGCGCCTTATCCGAGCGGCCTGCCAGGAACGTCGGTCCGACCGCCGTCCCCACCGTCCGTGAGATGTACACGGTGACGCCCGGCGACTCCCTGTCGAAGATCGCTCGCGACGAGCGGGTCCAGGGCGGCTGGAAGCGCCTCTACGACGCGAACCGGCCCGTCGTCGGCGACGACCCCGACCTCATCCACCCCGGCCAGCGCCTGACCCTGCGCATCGCCGCCCCGAAGAAGCCCCCGGCGAAGGCCCCCTCGGCCACGACGCCCCCGCCGAAGCTCTCGGGACCGGGCACCGTACCCCGGCCCCGGGCCGTCACACCGCCGACCACGAAGCCCGTCGCGAAGCCGAGCACGAAGCCGGTCGCGCAGCAGCCCGTGGCGAAGCCGACGACCAAGCCCGTCAGCAAGGCTGCCGCCAAGCCCGCCGCCAAGCCGGCCGCGCAGCAGACGTCCAGGCCGGCCACGAAACCCGTGGCGAAGCAGACGGCCAAGCCCGCCGCCAAGCCCGCGTCCAGGCCCAAGCCGAAGCCCGCTTCCCGGCCCGCCTCCAAGCCGCGGCCGCCCGCCGCGGAGGAGAGCCGCTACTCCGCCCCCGTCTCCGCCGGCATCGGCACCCGCTACGGCAAGCCCGGATCCTCCTGGTCCAGCGGCTACCACACCGGAGTCGACTTCCCCGTGCCCACCGGCACCTCCGTCAAGGCCGTGGCCGGGGGACGGATCGTCTCCGCCGGGTGGGGCGGCGCGTACGGCTACCAGATCGTGCTCCGCCACGACGACGGCCGCTACAGCCAGTACGCCCACCTCTCCGCGCTCGCCGTCCGCGAGGGCCAGCGGGTCACCGCCGGCCAGCGCATCGGCCGCTCAGGATCGACCGGCAACAGCTCGGGGCCGCACCTGCACTTCGAGGTACGGACGGGCCCCGGGTACGGCTCCGACATCGACCCCCTGGCCTACCTCAGGGCGCGCGGGGTCTCCCTCTGA
- a CDS encoding GNAT family N-acetyltransferase yields MAELRIRDDRAKGRLEAFEGDTYVGVIVYFVLTAEPHALVAVHTVVEDGHEGKGIAGALVREFYAIAAGEGVPVVPLCPYAAAWAERHPDEAPVAPSEVVRAAGLQLRATPDLW; encoded by the coding sequence ATGGCCGAGCTGAGGATTCGTGACGACCGGGCGAAGGGGCGCCTGGAAGCCTTCGAGGGCGACACCTATGTGGGTGTCATCGTCTACTTCGTGCTCACCGCCGAGCCTCACGCCCTCGTCGCCGTGCACACCGTCGTCGAGGACGGCCACGAGGGGAAGGGCATCGCCGGAGCACTCGTGCGCGAGTTCTACGCGATCGCCGCCGGTGAGGGCGTACCCGTCGTGCCGCTCTGCCCGTACGCCGCCGCCTGGGCCGAGCGGCACCCGGACGAGGCCCCGGTCGCCCCGTCCGAGGTGGTCCGCGCGGCGGGGCTCCAGCTGAGGGCCACCCCGGACCTGTGGTGA
- the panD gene encoding aspartate 1-decarboxylase, translated as MLRTLFKSKIHRATVTQADLHYVGSVTVDADLMEAADLLPGELVHIVDIDNGARLETYVIEGERGSGVIGINGAAAHLVHPGDLVILISYAQVEDAEARTFVPTVVHVDGDNRIVELGTDASAPVPGSDTVRGPHAVPASVSVPVQI; from the coding sequence GTGCTGCGCACTCTGTTCAAGTCCAAGATCCACCGGGCCACCGTGACCCAGGCCGACCTGCACTACGTCGGTTCCGTCACCGTCGACGCCGACCTGATGGAGGCGGCCGATCTTCTGCCCGGCGAGCTCGTGCACATCGTCGACATCGACAACGGCGCCCGACTCGAGACCTACGTCATCGAGGGCGAGCGGGGTTCCGGCGTCATCGGGATCAACGGCGCCGCCGCCCACCTCGTGCACCCCGGCGACCTCGTGATCCTGATCAGCTACGCGCAGGTCGAGGACGCGGAGGCCCGGACGTTCGTGCCGACCGTCGTGCATGTCGACGGCGACAACCGCATCGTGGAGCTGGGGACCGACGCCTCCGCGCCCGTCCCCGGGAGCGACACGGTGCGCGGCCCGCACGCCGTGCCCGCGTCCGTGTCCGTGCCTGTGCAGATCTGA
- a CDS encoding helix-turn-helix domain-containing protein: MEELWPPPSREVADAIRSLCQRLLTETDALIDAFARPSLVAQNDPALLADASLVEEDRALNRSEVVQWLTANVQQPGRRVEPYVSPRTTAYINDLVSRGIAPDFAGAWRVALGIGWRRWLEECVADCADPDLLVGVLDVTAQSLVQYALDSVAALRQAGLAAAMGNTDAEGIALIQLIASGAPMAEDLAEGRLRYRMARWHVGLVLWVDDPQQADALDEAIAAVRSSAGGRSALVARASATSRWIWLSGEAVPDPYHVEKDLAAADEVRAALGRPGRGLEGFRSSHQDALAAQALVIRLESGRRFTAYADVELIDALTKDRPGARRFVINTLGPLAEADTALRQALLTYVQCGFSTTRAAADLYAHRNTVERRVSRANELAAVKVEDNPTHVAAALLVLDIAPDIVTVVPS, encoded by the coding sequence ATGGAAGAGCTGTGGCCCCCGCCCTCGCGTGAGGTCGCCGATGCGATCAGGTCCCTGTGTCAGCGCCTGCTGACGGAAACGGACGCCCTGATCGACGCCTTCGCAAGGCCCTCTCTCGTCGCCCAGAACGACCCCGCTCTCCTCGCGGACGCATCGCTGGTCGAGGAGGATCGCGCGCTCAACCGCTCTGAGGTGGTCCAGTGGTTGACCGCAAACGTTCAGCAACCGGGGCGGAGGGTAGAACCCTACGTCAGTCCGAGGACCACGGCGTACATCAACGATCTCGTCTCCCGGGGCATCGCGCCCGACTTCGCCGGTGCCTGGCGTGTGGCCCTGGGGATCGGCTGGCGGCGATGGCTGGAGGAATGCGTGGCGGACTGCGCGGACCCCGATCTTCTCGTGGGGGTCCTGGACGTGACGGCGCAGTCGCTGGTGCAGTACGCCCTCGACTCCGTCGCTGCCCTGCGGCAAGCCGGCCTCGCTGCGGCGATGGGGAACACGGATGCCGAGGGGATCGCGCTGATCCAGCTGATCGCCAGTGGGGCACCGATGGCGGAGGACCTCGCCGAAGGGCGCCTGCGCTACCGGATGGCGCGGTGGCACGTGGGTCTCGTCCTCTGGGTCGATGATCCCCAGCAGGCCGATGCCCTGGACGAGGCGATCGCCGCCGTGCGCTCCTCCGCCGGCGGCCGGAGCGCCCTGGTGGCGCGCGCCAGCGCCACGTCGCGGTGGATCTGGCTCTCGGGGGAAGCCGTCCCGGACCCTTACCACGTGGAGAAGGACCTCGCGGCGGCCGATGAGGTCCGCGCGGCACTGGGAAGGCCGGGACGCGGTCTCGAAGGATTCCGCTCCAGTCACCAGGACGCCCTCGCGGCGCAGGCGTTGGTGATCCGGCTGGAGTCCGGCAGGCGGTTCACCGCCTACGCCGACGTCGAGCTGATCGACGCGCTCACGAAGGACCGGCCCGGCGCACGTCGGTTCGTCATCAACACCCTCGGGCCATTGGCCGAAGCCGACACAGCCCTGCGGCAAGCACTGCTCACCTATGTGCAGTGCGGCTTCAGCACCACCCGGGCGGCCGCCGACCTCTACGCGCACCGCAACACCGTCGAACGGCGCGTCTCACGCGCCAACGAGCTTGCGGCCGTCAAGGTGGAGGACAACCCGACCCACGTGGCGGCGGCGCTCCTGGTGCTGGACATCGCGCCTGACATCGTGACGGTCGTTCCGAGCTGA
- a CDS encoding helix-turn-helix transcriptional regulator, with product MSIGDGGTADGAERGAAALEASTGAQLRKIRLDRGLSLTEVAHRAEVTKGFLSQLERGLTSVSVPTLLRVCEVLRIGVGELFACPDEHVVDGGSRIDMGGEGVAEYLLTPAGTTAFQVFRSVIEPGGGTGGPYRLDTATIFAMGLSGSTRLIVGGETRMLSAGVSTSFSGQTLHEFDNPGTTVSEVLWVLSPPLPRAAREPA from the coding sequence ATGTCCATCGGTGACGGCGGAACAGCAGACGGAGCGGAACGGGGCGCCGCCGCCCTCGAAGCGTCCACCGGCGCGCAGCTGCGGAAGATCAGGCTCGACCGCGGCTTGTCGTTGACGGAGGTCGCGCACCGGGCTGAGGTCACCAAGGGCTTTCTGAGCCAGTTGGAGCGTGGTCTCACCAGCGTGTCCGTCCCGACGTTGCTGCGCGTCTGCGAGGTGCTGCGGATCGGGGTCGGGGAGCTGTTCGCGTGCCCCGACGAACACGTCGTGGACGGCGGAAGCCGGATCGACATGGGCGGTGAGGGCGTGGCCGAATACCTGCTCACGCCCGCCGGCACCACGGCGTTCCAGGTCTTCCGCTCCGTGATCGAGCCGGGCGGGGGCACCGGAGGCCCCTACCGGCTCGACACCGCCACGATTTTCGCGATGGGGCTGAGCGGCTCCACCCGTCTGATCGTCGGAGGCGAGACCCGGATGCTGTCGGCCGGGGTGTCCACCTCGTTCTCCGGCCAGACGCTTCACGAGTTCGACAATCCGGGTACGACGGTGAGCGAGGTCCTCTGGGTCCTGTCGCCTCCCCTGCCGCGCGCCGCGCGAGAACCCGCCTAG
- a CDS encoding FAD-dependent oxidoreductase, whose product MRTDSTKYTSFTGWIDPPDDVRPALDGDLTCDIAVIGGGMGGMAAALRLAERDQDVVLLEAEFCGYGSASRNGGQIAGAPGGDLRMLSLQSPKKMPVMAKLAEHAGRYVEDLITRHDIDCDYVANGLVWGAVSPLMMLRVRTQAAILRAFGGGGTVGSREELGLPAGFVGGMRESIGGMLNPGKLARGVRRALLASSAKVFERTRVSDVRRTGGIVEITTPHGTVRANKVLLATSVYGGEWDITPKNLATPLYVIEIESEPIAPERLAALDWTSRSGIITQHQLMTHYRLTERNTLVCGVRKAQRGQTYPLPDRLPDPAVVRDMGKDLANRFPSLSDVAIERAWGGWIGISPDWLSVAGQVGDNVFYAMACNGHGLCQVPYVTHQLADYIVDGQMSDDLAGIWSDAPKYSPSMSLLMQPFVLRAIWGLDRFNDFFNGSRTRARRALGRARRGGS is encoded by the coding sequence ATGAGGACCGACAGCACGAAGTACACCAGCTTCACCGGCTGGATCGACCCGCCGGACGACGTGCGGCCCGCGCTGGACGGTGATCTCACCTGCGACATCGCCGTCATCGGCGGCGGGATGGGTGGCATGGCGGCCGCCCTGCGCCTCGCGGAGCGCGACCAGGACGTGGTCCTGCTGGAGGCCGAGTTCTGCGGCTACGGCTCGGCCTCGCGCAACGGCGGTCAGATCGCCGGGGCGCCGGGTGGCGACCTGCGGATGCTCAGCCTCCAGTCCCCGAAGAAGATGCCGGTCATGGCCAAACTGGCGGAGCACGCGGGCCGCTATGTGGAAGACCTCATCACGAGGCACGACATCGACTGCGACTACGTGGCGAACGGCCTGGTGTGGGGTGCGGTCTCACCCCTCATGATGCTCAGGGTGCGTACCCAGGCTGCGATCCTGCGCGCCTTCGGTGGGGGCGGGACCGTCGGCAGCAGAGAGGAGCTCGGCCTCCCCGCCGGCTTCGTGGGCGGGATGCGGGAATCCATCGGCGGGATGCTGAACCCGGGCAAGCTCGCCCGTGGTGTGCGCCGCGCACTGCTCGCGTCCTCGGCCAAGGTCTTCGAGCGGACGCGGGTGAGCGATGTCCGGCGCACGGGCGGCATCGTCGAGATCACGACACCGCACGGCACCGTGCGGGCCAACAAGGTGCTGCTCGCGACCAGCGTCTACGGCGGCGAGTGGGACATCACGCCCAAGAACCTCGCGACGCCGCTGTACGTCATCGAGATCGAGTCGGAACCCATCGCGCCGGAGCGGCTCGCCGCGCTGGACTGGACCAGCCGGTCCGGCATCATCACCCAGCACCAGTTGATGACCCACTACCGGCTCACCGAGCGCAACACCCTCGTCTGCGGGGTCCGCAAAGCGCAGCGAGGCCAGACCTACCCGCTCCCGGACCGGCTCCCGGACCCCGCTGTCGTGCGGGACATGGGGAAGGATCTGGCCAACCGGTTCCCGTCGCTGTCCGACGTGGCCATCGAGCGGGCCTGGGGCGGTTGGATCGGCATCAGCCCGGACTGGCTGTCGGTCGCCGGGCAGGTGGGTGACAACGTCTTCTACGCGATGGCCTGCAACGGCCACGGCCTCTGCCAGGTGCCGTACGTGACCCACCAGCTCGCCGACTACATCGTCGACGGTCAGATGTCGGACGACCTCGCCGGCATCTGGTCGGACGCCCCGAAGTACTCGCCGTCGATGTCGCTGCTGATGCAGCCGTTCGTCCTCCGGGCCATCTGGGGGCTGGACCGGTTCAACGACTTCTTCAACGGCAGCAGGACGCGGGCCCGGCGGGCGCTCGGTCGTGCCAGGCGCGGGGGTTCCTGA
- a CDS encoding Gfo/Idh/MocA family oxidoreductase, whose translation MKNRTVVVGLGATGRAIASSMLRRADVEIVGAADRDPRVVGQDLGVLLGGVANGVVVVSDPAELPAADLAIVATVSDLHKAADVLLPLLERSYNVLSICEELAHPWRSHPDLARRLDDTAKAHGVTVLGSGANPGVLMDTLPLLLTALTQRVESVRIRRRTNMSRYGAILSKFGLGLTMREFATARSRGEVVGHHGFEQAIGALAAGLGWDLDLVDVGEVEPAVVTTSPRVGDHMRIEPGQIAAVTHAARGVLKGEVVIDLEITFGFFEPADEVAAGDDYRIVGEEQVVDLRSSVGFDSFLSTVAAAVNASTAVVEARPGLLSMGDLPARSVAAKGERRAGRASLGATTSQD comes from the coding sequence TTGAAGAATCGGACTGTCGTGGTGGGGCTCGGTGCCACTGGCCGGGCCATCGCCTCCTCCATGCTGCGACGCGCGGACGTGGAGATCGTGGGAGCGGCGGACCGGGACCCCCGCGTGGTCGGTCAGGACCTCGGAGTGCTCCTCGGCGGCGTCGCGAACGGTGTCGTCGTCGTGAGCGACCCGGCCGAGCTGCCCGCCGCCGACCTCGCGATCGTGGCGACCGTCTCGGATCTGCACAAGGCGGCCGATGTCCTGCTGCCGCTGCTGGAACGTTCGTACAACGTCCTGAGCATCTGCGAAGAGCTGGCCCATCCATGGCGGAGCCACCCCGATCTGGCCCGGCGGCTCGACGACACGGCGAAGGCGCACGGCGTGACCGTCCTGGGCAGCGGGGCGAACCCGGGCGTCCTGATGGACACCCTTCCTCTCCTCCTGACCGCACTGACCCAGCGTGTGGAGAGCGTGCGGATCCGCCGGCGGACGAACATGTCACGCTACGGCGCGATCCTGTCGAAGTTCGGCCTCGGTCTGACCATGCGCGAGTTCGCGACGGCTCGCAGCCGGGGCGAGGTCGTCGGGCACCACGGCTTCGAGCAGGCCATCGGGGCGCTCGCGGCAGGGCTCGGATGGGATCTCGACTTGGTGGACGTGGGAGAGGTCGAACCCGCTGTCGTGACGACTTCGCCGCGGGTCGGGGACCACATGCGTATCGAACCGGGGCAGATCGCGGCGGTCACTCACGCCGCCCGGGGCGTGCTCAAGGGCGAGGTGGTGATCGATCTGGAGATCACGTTCGGGTTCTTCGAGCCGGCCGATGAGGTGGCCGCGGGCGACGACTACCGGATCGTCGGAGAGGAGCAGGTCGTCGACCTCCGTTCCTCCGTGGGCTTCGATTCCTTCCTCAGCACCGTCGCGGCGGCGGTCAACGCATCCACCGCGGTCGTCGAGGCGCGTCCCGGTCTCCTGTCGATGGGGGACCTGCCCGCCCGTTCGGTCGCGGCCAAGGGAGAGCGGCGAGCGGGCCGGGCCTCACTCGGGGCCACGACTTCTCAGGACTGA
- a CDS encoding APC family permease: protein MTDLSKTGHAEAPGGEAGSGNPLHRGLGVSQIVFMVVAAAAPLGLVAGGVPLAFAVSGSPGMPLYFVLSTVLLLVFAVGFTLMAGRVRDAGAFYAYVQAGLGRIPGLSAATLALFSYTLLLVGVNAYVGVATSNVIERYADVGSPWWAWALVSLGVIAFLGYRDIELSAKVLGAVLVLEFLLLLVMDVGIVGHGGAHGLTAEPVSPSIVGTGSLGLGVMFALFGFIGFEATAVFRHEAKDPDVTVPRATYVAILVIGAFYSFTVWAIVVGSGIDAVVGAAQADPEGLVLTLTRSYVGSVWADAMQLLLITSQFACVLAFHNVVTRYQFALSRAGALPASLSVVHPRHRAPSASSAVASAVAFVTTLVVASLGLDPIGDLYAWFSGAATLGIVLLMAATSLAVIGFFRRADGRPSVWRTVVAPAVAFLGLACVVCMMVANFPLLVGTTTGAWVIGGLVALSAVAGAVQALVLRARRPAVYERL from the coding sequence ATGACCGACCTCTCCAAGACAGGGCACGCCGAAGCACCCGGCGGTGAAGCGGGATCGGGCAACCCGCTCCACCGTGGGCTCGGCGTGTCGCAGATCGTGTTCATGGTCGTCGCCGCGGCGGCACCGCTCGGCCTCGTGGCCGGCGGGGTGCCGCTCGCCTTCGCCGTGAGCGGCAGCCCGGGGATGCCGCTGTACTTCGTGCTGTCCACCGTGCTGCTGCTGGTCTTCGCGGTCGGCTTCACGCTGATGGCCGGACGGGTACGCGACGCGGGGGCCTTCTACGCCTACGTCCAGGCGGGGCTGGGCCGGATCCCCGGTCTCTCGGCAGCGACCCTCGCGCTCTTCTCCTACACGCTGCTTCTCGTCGGGGTGAACGCCTACGTCGGGGTCGCGACGAGCAACGTCATCGAGCGGTACGCCGACGTCGGCTCCCCGTGGTGGGCCTGGGCGCTCGTCTCGCTGGGCGTCATCGCCTTCCTCGGCTACCGCGACATCGAGCTGAGCGCCAAGGTGCTCGGTGCCGTGCTGGTACTGGAATTCCTGCTGCTCCTGGTCATGGACGTCGGCATCGTGGGCCACGGCGGCGCCCACGGCCTGACGGCCGAGCCGGTGTCGCCCTCGATCGTGGGCACCGGCTCCCTGGGCCTCGGCGTCATGTTCGCCCTCTTCGGCTTCATCGGCTTCGAGGCGACGGCCGTGTTCCGCCACGAGGCGAAGGACCCCGACGTCACGGTCCCGCGGGCGACGTACGTCGCGATCCTGGTGATCGGAGCCTTCTACTCGTTCACCGTGTGGGCGATCGTGGTGGGTTCCGGCATCGACGCCGTGGTCGGAGCCGCGCAGGCCGACCCCGAAGGTCTGGTCCTCACGCTGACGCGGAGCTACGTGGGGTCCGTCTGGGCCGACGCCATGCAACTCCTGCTGATCACAAGCCAGTTCGCTTGCGTACTGGCCTTCCACAACGTCGTGACGCGCTATCAGTTCGCGCTGTCCCGGGCCGGCGCGCTTCCGGCGTCGCTGAGCGTCGTCCACCCCCGGCATCGCGCACCGTCGGCGTCCTCGGCCGTCGCCTCGGCGGTCGCGTTCGTCACCACGCTCGTCGTCGCCTCGCTCGGCCTCGACCCGATCGGGGACCTCTACGCCTGGTTCTCCGGCGCCGCCACGCTCGGCATCGTCCTGCTGATGGCGGCCACCAGCCTCGCCGTCATCGGCTTCTTCCGGCGCGCCGACGGGCGGCCTTCGGTGTGGCGGACGGTCGTGGCCCCGGCCGTCGCCTTCCTCGGCCTGGCCTGCGTGGTCTGCATGATGGTCGCCAACTTCCCGCTTCTTGTCGGCACCACCACGGGTGCCTGGGTGATCGGTGGCCTCGTCGCCCTCTCGGCCGTGGCCGGCGCGGTGCAGGCCCTCGTCCTGCGCGCGCGCCGACCGGCTGTCTACGAGCGCCTCTGA